Proteins from a single region of Malaclemys terrapin pileata isolate rMalTer1 chromosome 25, rMalTer1.hap1, whole genome shotgun sequence:
- the DUSP3 gene encoding dual specificity protein phosphatase 3 has translation MSDYQISVEELNDLLANGSGCYSLPSAHSNEVAPRIHVGNAFIAKNTMRLQRLGITHVLNAAEGKSFMHVNTNAEFYEGTGITYHGIKANDTQEFNLSRYFEEAADFIDSALSQKDGRVFVHCREGYSRSPTLVIAYLMLRQNMNVKSAVSAVRQKREIGPNDGFLKQLCQLNERLVKEGKLKP, from the exons aTGTCCGACTATCAGATCTCAGTGGAGGAGCTGAACGACCTGCTGGCTAACGGGAGCGGCTGCTACAGCCTCCCCAGCGCGCACAGCAACGAAGTGGCCCCCCGCATCCACGTGGGGAACGC GTTCATAGCCAAGAATACCATGAGGTTGCAGCGCCTCGGCATAACCCACGTCCTGAATGCAGCAGAGGGGAAATCCTTCATGCATGTGAACACTAATGCAGAGTTCTACGAAGGCACAGGCATCACCTACCATGGCATTAAAGCTAATGACACCCAAGAATTTAACCTCAGTCGCTATTTTGAGGAGGCAGCTGACTTTATTGACAGTGCGCTGTCCCAGAAGGATG GCCGGGTGTTTGTGCACTGCCGCGAAGGCTACAGCCGCTCCCCGACACTGGTCATTGCTTATCTGATGCTTCGCCAGAACATGAATGTCAAGTCCGCAGTGAGCGCTGTCCGGCAGAAGCGGGAGATTGGGCCCAATGATGGCTTCCTGAAGCAGCTCTGCCAACTCAATGAGAGATTAGTGAAGGAGGGCAAACTGAAGCCCTAA
- the LOC128829005 gene encoding ras-related protein Rab-18-B-like isoform X1 has translation MATPCSPHSYSAALGRALLLSPHGRGAEPDRRGGDQLVLPAAGHTRVTVSRKAARPAGQGGFFLVPLPPLPENRASSLSRPSAPGEDPAAPGTGSRCRVRLPLRVPGTLLLRFTDDTFEPYLNPTIGVDFKVKKMVVDGNPVQLAIWDTAGQERFRTLTPSYYRGAQGVILVYDVTRKDTFTNLMTWLNELEAYATRSNIVKMLVGNKIDKPDREINKREGLQFARKHSMLFIETSAKTRDGVQCAFEEVVIKILQTPGLWDKDKQKFGVQLETATHTEEDFCGGYCTLT, from the exons AtggccactccctgcagcccccactcttACTCCGCAGCTCTCGGCAGGGCCTTGCTTCTCTCCCCCCACGGGCGCGGGGCTGAGCCTGATAGGAGGGGCGGGGATCAGCTGGTTCTGCCAGCAGCCGGGCACACACGGGTCACTGTGAGCAGGAAAGCTGCACGCCCCGCCGGGCAGGGGGGATTTTTCCTTGTCCCGCTGCCCCCCCTCCCGGAGAATCGCGCCTCCAGTCTGTCCCGCCCCTCAGCCCCCGGAGAGGACCCCGCCGCCCCGGGAACAGGCAGCAGATGTCGAGTTCGCCTCCCGCTGCGGGTCCCTGGAAC TCTCTTGCTGAGATTCACCGATGACACGTTTGAGCCGTACTTGAACCCCACGATAG GTGTTGATTTTAAAGTGAAGAAAATGGTGGTTGACGGCAATCCAGTTCAACTTGCAATATGG GATACAGCGGGACAGGAACGGTTTAGAACACTGACTCCCAGTTATTACCGAGGCGCTCAAGGTGTTATTTTAG TGTATGATGTCACGAGAAAAGACACTTTCACAAACCTAATGACCTGGCTGAACGAGCTGGAGGCATATGCTACGCGGAGCAACATTGTAAAAATGTTAGTTGGCAATAAAATTGACAAG ccagatCGTGAGATAAACAAAAGGGAGGGACTCCAGTTCGCTAGGAAACACTCAATGCTCTTTATAG AGACCAGTGCTAAAACACGGGATGGAGTACAATGTGCCTTTGAGGAAGTGGTTATAAAGATCCTACAGACTCCAGGACTTTGGGATAAAGACAAACAAAAGTTTGGAGTCCAGTTGGAGACTGCAACACACACAGAGGAAGACTTTTGTGGTGGATACTGTACACTTACTTAA
- the LOC128829005 gene encoding ras-related protein Rab-26-like isoform X3, protein MATPCSPHSYSAALGRALLLSPHGRGAEPDRRGGDQLVLPAAGHTRVTVSRKAARPAGQGGFFLVPLPPLPENRASSLSRPSAPGEDPAAPGTGSRCRVRLPLRVPGTLLLRFTDDTFEPYLNPTIGVDFKVKKMVVDGNPVQLAIWDTAGQERFRTLTPSYYRGAQGVILVYDVTRKDTFTNLMTWLNELEAYATRSNIVKMLVGNKIDKCYSGCKA, encoded by the exons AtggccactccctgcagcccccactcttACTCCGCAGCTCTCGGCAGGGCCTTGCTTCTCTCCCCCCACGGGCGCGGGGCTGAGCCTGATAGGAGGGGCGGGGATCAGCTGGTTCTGCCAGCAGCCGGGCACACACGGGTCACTGTGAGCAGGAAAGCTGCACGCCCCGCCGGGCAGGGGGGATTTTTCCTTGTCCCGCTGCCCCCCCTCCCGGAGAATCGCGCCTCCAGTCTGTCCCGCCCCTCAGCCCCCGGAGAGGACCCCGCCGCCCCGGGAACAGGCAGCAGATGTCGAGTTCGCCTCCCGCTGCGGGTCCCTGGAAC TCTCTTGCTGAGATTCACCGATGACACGTTTGAGCCGTACTTGAACCCCACGATAG GTGTTGATTTTAAAGTGAAGAAAATGGTGGTTGACGGCAATCCAGTTCAACTTGCAATATGG GATACAGCGGGACAGGAACGGTTTAGAACACTGACTCCCAGTTATTACCGAGGCGCTCAAGGTGTTATTTTAG TGTATGATGTCACGAGAAAAGACACTTTCACAAACCTAATGACCTGGCTGAACGAGCTGGAGGCATATGCTACGCGGAGCAACATTGTAAAAATGTTAGTTGGCAATAAAATTGACAAG tgttaCAGTGGTTGTAAAGCCTAA
- the LOC128829005 gene encoding ras-related protein Rab-26-like isoform X4: MATPCSPHSYSAALGRALLLSPHGRGAEPDRRGGDQLVLPAAGHTRVTVSRKAARPAGQGGFFLVPLPPLPENRASSLSRPSAPGEDPAAPGTGSRCRVRLPLRVPGTLLLRFTDDTFEPYLNPTIGVDFKVKKMVVDGNPVQLAIWDTAGQERFRTLTPSYYRGAQGVILVLQWL; encoded by the exons AtggccactccctgcagcccccactcttACTCCGCAGCTCTCGGCAGGGCCTTGCTTCTCTCCCCCCACGGGCGCGGGGCTGAGCCTGATAGGAGGGGCGGGGATCAGCTGGTTCTGCCAGCAGCCGGGCACACACGGGTCACTGTGAGCAGGAAAGCTGCACGCCCCGCCGGGCAGGGGGGATTTTTCCTTGTCCCGCTGCCCCCCCTCCCGGAGAATCGCGCCTCCAGTCTGTCCCGCCCCTCAGCCCCCGGAGAGGACCCCGCCGCCCCGGGAACAGGCAGCAGATGTCGAGTTCGCCTCCCGCTGCGGGTCCCTGGAAC TCTCTTGCTGAGATTCACCGATGACACGTTTGAGCCGTACTTGAACCCCACGATAG GTGTTGATTTTAAAGTGAAGAAAATGGTGGTTGACGGCAATCCAGTTCAACTTGCAATATGG GATACAGCGGGACAGGAACGGTTTAGAACACTGACTCCCAGTTATTACCGAGGCGCTCAAGGTGTTATTTTAG tgttaCAGTGGTTGTAA
- the LOC128829005 gene encoding ras-related protein Rab-18-like isoform X2, whose translation MATPCSPHSYSAALGRALLLSPHGRGAEPDRRGGDQLVLPAAGHTRVTVSRKAARPAGQGGFFLVPLPPLPENRASSLSRPSAPGEDPAAPGTGSRCRVRLPLRVPGTLLLRFTDDTFEPYLNPTIGVDFKVKKMVVDGNPVQLAIWPDREINKREGLQFARKHSMLFIETSAKTRDGVQCAFEEVVIKILQTPGLWDKDKQKFGVQLETATHTEEDFCGGYCTLT comes from the exons AtggccactccctgcagcccccactcttACTCCGCAGCTCTCGGCAGGGCCTTGCTTCTCTCCCCCCACGGGCGCGGGGCTGAGCCTGATAGGAGGGGCGGGGATCAGCTGGTTCTGCCAGCAGCCGGGCACACACGGGTCACTGTGAGCAGGAAAGCTGCACGCCCCGCCGGGCAGGGGGGATTTTTCCTTGTCCCGCTGCCCCCCCTCCCGGAGAATCGCGCCTCCAGTCTGTCCCGCCCCTCAGCCCCCGGAGAGGACCCCGCCGCCCCGGGAACAGGCAGCAGATGTCGAGTTCGCCTCCCGCTGCGGGTCCCTGGAAC TCTCTTGCTGAGATTCACCGATGACACGTTTGAGCCGTACTTGAACCCCACGATAG GTGTTGATTTTAAAGTGAAGAAAATGGTGGTTGACGGCAATCCAGTTCAACTTGCAATATGG ccagatCGTGAGATAAACAAAAGGGAGGGACTCCAGTTCGCTAGGAAACACTCAATGCTCTTTATAG AGACCAGTGCTAAAACACGGGATGGAGTACAATGTGCCTTTGAGGAAGTGGTTATAAAGATCCTACAGACTCCAGGACTTTGGGATAAAGACAAACAAAAGTTTGGAGTCCAGTTGGAGACTGCAACACACACAGAGGAAGACTTTTGTGGTGGATACTGTACACTTACTTAA
- the LOC128829005 gene encoding ras-related protein Rab-18-B-like isoform X5, with translation MATATLKLLVVGDSAVGKSSLLLRFTDDTFEPYLNPTIGVDFKVKKMVVDGNPVQLAIWDTAGQERFRTLTPSYYRGAQGVILVYDVTRKDTFTNLMTWLNELEAYATRSNIVKMLVGNKIDKPDREINKREGLQFARKHSMLFIETSAKTRDGVQCAFEEVVIKILQTPGLWDKDKQKFGVQLETATHTEEDFCGGYCTLT, from the exons ATGGCCACGGCCACGCTGAAGCTGCTGGTGGTTGGGGACAGCGCGGTGGGGAAGTCCAG TCTCTTGCTGAGATTCACCGATGACACGTTTGAGCCGTACTTGAACCCCACGATAG GTGTTGATTTTAAAGTGAAGAAAATGGTGGTTGACGGCAATCCAGTTCAACTTGCAATATGG GATACAGCGGGACAGGAACGGTTTAGAACACTGACTCCCAGTTATTACCGAGGCGCTCAAGGTGTTATTTTAG TGTATGATGTCACGAGAAAAGACACTTTCACAAACCTAATGACCTGGCTGAACGAGCTGGAGGCATATGCTACGCGGAGCAACATTGTAAAAATGTTAGTTGGCAATAAAATTGACAAG ccagatCGTGAGATAAACAAAAGGGAGGGACTCCAGTTCGCTAGGAAACACTCAATGCTCTTTATAG AGACCAGTGCTAAAACACGGGATGGAGTACAATGTGCCTTTGAGGAAGTGGTTATAAAGATCCTACAGACTCCAGGACTTTGGGATAAAGACAAACAAAAGTTTGGAGTCCAGTTGGAGACTGCAACACACACAGAGGAAGACTTTTGTGGTGGATACTGTACACTTACTTAA